CGAAGGACGAGCTCATCGAGACGGTGATGGGCAACATCGAATGGGTGCGCGAGCACCTGGGAGGCAAGTAGCCATGGCGCGCATCTCCGATGACGATATCCGCCGCGTGCGCGAGGCGACCGATTTGGTCTCCCTCGTGAACGAGCGCGTCGTGCTCAATCAGAAGGGCCGCCTGTTCTGGGGATGCTGCCCGTTCCATGACGAGAAGACGCCCTCGTTCAAGATAGATCCCGACTTGCAGAACTGGCACTGTTTCGGGTGCGGCAAGAGCGGCGATGTCTTCGGTTATCTCATGGAAAGCGAACATCTCGAGTTTCCCGAGGCCGTGCGCGCGCTGGCCGACCGCGCCAACATCGAGATCACCGAGGTGGGCGGGAGCGGCATTCCCCGCAGCCTCAAGGACCGCATGATGCAGGCCTGCGCCGAGGCCGAGAACTTCTATCACATGGAGCTCATGCGCTCGCGCGATGCTGGTCCCACGCAGGCCCGCGCCTACTTGCACGAGCGTGGCTTCGGCTCGGAGTGCGCACGGGAGTGGAAACTCGGTTACGCCCCCGGCCACGGCAAGCTCGTCGCTCATCTCCAGTCACGGGGATTTACCCGTGACGAGCTCGTCGGTGCGAACCTCGCCTTCGTGAACAAAGGCGGATATCTCATCGACCGCTTCTTCGAGCGCGTGATGTTTCCCGTGCACGATTTGCAGGGGCGCAGCATAGCGTTTGGCGGCCGTATCATGGGGCAAGGCGAGCCCAAGTACCTCAACACTTCGGAGACGCCCATCTTCCACAAGTCATCGAACATGTTCGGTATCGACGTTGCGAAGAATGCCATCGTCAACAGCGGCGAGGCCATCGTCGTGGAGGGCTATACCGATGTCATCGCCATGCACCGGGCCGGCATCAAAAACGTCGTCGCCACGCTCGGCACGGCGCTCACGGCCCAGCATGTCAAGCTCATCAGCCGCTTTGCCTCGCGCATCGTCTATCTCTTCGACGGTGATGCCGCGGGTCAGAAGGCGGCGGATCGCGCGAGCGAATTCATCGACTGGCAATCGGCGGTCGAGAGTCGTCGCGATCCGATCGACCTGCGCGTCGTGGTGCTTCCCGATGGCAATGACCCGGCGGAGTTCCTCGGTGCGCATGATGCGGATGCGATGCGTGCCATCATCGCCGCCGCCGAGCCGCTGCTCGCCTTTTCGATCAATCGCTGCATCGAGCGCTACGACTTGCATCGTCCGGAAAACAAGGCGCGCGCCATGACGGAGGCACTGCAGATTTTGTATCCCATCAGGGATTCCGTTTCGGCAACGGATTATGTCAATATCATCGCCGACCGTTTGAATGTGGAGTACACTGCCGTATTCAAGGCTCTCAAGGAGACCAAGGCCCCTATGGCTGCCCGCCATCAAAACGATCAGGCCGTCTCAGAGCCCCAACCGAATGCGGTTAACCCGGTAGCCGAGCAGATCATCGAGGCGGACCAACAATCCGCTCGCATGGAGTACGGGCTCATCGCGCTCGTTGTGACAGACGCTCATCTTCTCGATCACATTGGGAAGGACCTGATGCGCATCAGGTGGATGGATCAGGCCGCAGAGAGCATGGCTGATGCTCTCATCGCGCTTGACCATGATGCATCCGCTGCACAGGCGCTCGCGTCAGTCCAGAGGGCGTGCCCCGATGCCTCGACCCTGCTTGCCCAGGCGATGATCGAAACGGAGGACAGCACAGAGAAGCTGTTTCAAGCGCGCCTCATGGTTCGCACACTACGCGAGCGCGACCTTGAGCGAAGCATTCGAGATGCGAAGGCACGCATGCGTTCGGAAAGTGGGCTTTCACCCGAGGAACTCGACAAGCTCTTCGAGCGGACCGTGTCGATGCAAAAGGAACTCGTCAGACTGCGAAACAACGCGCCTGACGATATGAAGGACTAGAAAAGGGGATTGACGTGGCAAAGACTTCCACCACGAAGAAGAGC
This window of the Coriobacteriaceae bacterium genome carries:
- the dnaG gene encoding DNA primase — encoded protein: MARISDDDIRRVREATDLVSLVNERVVLNQKGRLFWGCCPFHDEKTPSFKIDPDLQNWHCFGCGKSGDVFGYLMESEHLEFPEAVRALADRANIEITEVGGSGIPRSLKDRMMQACAEAENFYHMELMRSRDAGPTQARAYLHERGFGSECAREWKLGYAPGHGKLVAHLQSRGFTRDELVGANLAFVNKGGYLIDRFFERVMFPVHDLQGRSIAFGGRIMGQGEPKYLNTSETPIFHKSSNMFGIDVAKNAIVNSGEAIVVEGYTDVIAMHRAGIKNVVATLGTALTAQHVKLISRFASRIVYLFDGDAAGQKAADRASEFIDWQSAVESRRDPIDLRVVVLPDGNDPAEFLGAHDADAMRAIIAAAEPLLAFSINRCIERYDLHRPENKARAMTEALQILYPIRDSVSATDYVNIIADRLNVEYTAVFKALKETKAPMAARHQNDQAVSEPQPNAVNPVAEQIIEADQQSARMEYGLIALVVTDAHLLDHIGKDLMRIRWMDQAAESMADALIALDHDASAAQALASVQRACPDASTLLAQAMIETEDSTEKLFQARLMVRTLRERDLERSIRDAKARMRSESGLSPEELDKLFERTVSMQKELVRLRNNAPDDMKD